In Stomoxys calcitrans chromosome 2, idStoCalc2.1, whole genome shotgun sequence, the following proteins share a genomic window:
- the LOC106089855 gene encoding uncharacterized protein LOC106089855 → MPCRSKVLIILVFYSAFVSAKPAINTTDNNVIEQCNNDCPSEQQPVCGALYLGASKGYILCTFQNICKLYLQQCEKQERWIAHNGRCDSESRCFTRDDRDNAAVVMLLAKPETSFGAKLLGLAYFFERSLWNSIQKNENQMKSYY, encoded by the exons ATGCCTTGTCGTAGTAAAGTGTTGATAATTTTAGTGTTTTATTCTGCATTTGTAAGCGCAAAGCCGGCAATTAACACAACGGACAATAATGTAATAGAACAATGCAACAATGATTGCCCTTCGGAGCAACAACCAGTATGTGGTGCATTATATTTAGGAGCCAGTAAGGGATACATATTGTGtacttttcaaaatatttgtaaactaTATTTGCAACAATGCGAGAAACAAGAAA GATGGATTGCTCACAATGGACGCTGTGATTCGGAAAGCCGTTGTTTTACTCGGGATGATCGTGACAATGCTGCTGTGGTCATGTTGCTAGCGAAACCTGAGACAAGCTTTGGAGCAAAATTATTAGGACTAGCATACTTTTTTGAGCGTAGTCTCTGGAATTCAATccagaaaaacgaaaatcaaatgaaaagttactattaa